One genomic window of Antricoccus suffuscus includes the following:
- a CDS encoding aldehyde dehydrogenase family protein, whose amino-acid sequence MSTFTSLNPASGDTIASFPIMDERSVHTVVEDAREAGGWWAQLGYAERKARLLKWRTIIVSRMDELAELMHREGGKPLDDALLEITLTVEHIDWAAKHAARVLGRKAVSPGLLLSNHGASVRRVPYGVIGVIGPWNYPLFTPMGSIAYALAAGNAVVFKPSEFTPAVGQWITESFGEVVPERPVLQLITGFGDTGAALCASGVDKLAFTGSSTTGQKVMATCAQSLTPVLVECGGKDVMIVDHDADIEAAAQAAVWGGMANAGQTCIGTERVYAHAKVYDEVLGRISAIARDLSAGSGPDASYGPMTMPSQLDVIRRHVDDALTRGGTATVGGRESIKDPYVEPVVLSGVPEDSAAVQEETFGPVLIVNKVADIDEAIERANATPYGLAAAVFSRARGEEIVARLRCGMASINSVISFAGIPALPFGGVGASGFGRIHGEDGLREFARTQSVAKLRIPIPLVLTSFARPKWAVKFTAGAVRRRFRG is encoded by the coding sequence AGCCGGCGGATGGTGGGCCCAGCTGGGGTACGCCGAGCGCAAGGCGCGGTTGCTCAAGTGGCGCACGATTATCGTCTCGCGGATGGATGAGCTCGCCGAACTGATGCACCGCGAAGGTGGCAAGCCGCTCGACGACGCACTCCTCGAGATCACCCTCACTGTCGAGCACATCGACTGGGCCGCAAAGCATGCCGCGCGGGTCCTCGGTCGCAAGGCGGTCTCACCGGGTCTGCTGCTGTCCAACCATGGTGCCTCGGTACGCCGCGTGCCATACGGCGTGATCGGCGTCATCGGTCCCTGGAACTACCCGCTGTTCACTCCAATGGGTTCGATTGCTTATGCGCTCGCGGCCGGCAATGCCGTCGTATTCAAGCCGAGCGAGTTCACGCCGGCGGTGGGGCAGTGGATCACCGAGTCCTTCGGCGAGGTCGTACCGGAACGCCCCGTCCTTCAACTGATCACCGGTTTCGGCGACACCGGGGCCGCGTTGTGTGCGTCGGGCGTCGACAAGCTCGCATTCACCGGCTCGAGCACGACGGGGCAAAAGGTCATGGCGACCTGTGCGCAGAGCCTGACTCCGGTGCTCGTCGAGTGCGGCGGCAAGGACGTCATGATCGTCGATCATGACGCTGACATCGAGGCCGCGGCGCAGGCGGCCGTTTGGGGCGGCATGGCTAACGCCGGTCAGACGTGCATCGGCACCGAACGGGTCTACGCACACGCCAAGGTGTATGACGAGGTGCTCGGGCGGATCAGCGCGATCGCGAGGGATCTGTCGGCGGGCAGCGGGCCGGATGCGTCGTACGGTCCGATGACCATGCCGAGCCAGCTCGACGTAATCCGCCGCCATGTCGACGATGCGCTCACTCGAGGCGGCACGGCAACCGTCGGCGGCCGCGAGTCGATCAAGGACCCGTACGTCGAACCGGTCGTGCTCAGCGGCGTACCGGAGGACAGCGCGGCGGTGCAGGAGGAGACGTTCGGGCCGGTGCTCATCGTCAACAAGGTCGCCGACATCGACGAGGCGATCGAGCGCGCCAACGCTACGCCCTACGGCTTGGCCGCGGCGGTCTTCTCCCGCGCTCGCGGCGAGGAAATCGTGGCGCGGCTGCGATGCGGTATGGCCTCGATCAACTCGGTGATCTCCTTTGCGGGAATCCCGGCGTTGCCGTTCGGTGGGGTCGGGGCGTCTGGATTTGGACGGATCCACGGCGAGGACGGGCTCCGGGAGTTCGCCCGCACGCAATCGGTAGCCAAGCTGCGCATCCCGATTCCGTTGGTGCTCACCAGCTTCGCCCGACCGAAGTGGGCGGTGAAGTTTACCGCGGGTGCGGTACGCCGACGTTTTCGCGGCTAG
- a CDS encoding 3-hydroxyacyl-CoA dehydrogenase family protein: MAREFAVVGVVGIGTMGAGIAEVMARSGIRVIAYERDEVGLKRGRGHIEHSTGRALARGKVSEDERDKIIGLVNLTTNFDDLAECELVIEAVPERMDIKLDIFQRLDKICPRDTILATNTSSLSVTELGVATGRPSKVVGMHFFNPAPVMKLVEVISTVVTDRSVVEDVEALAKQIDKTDVTVSDRAGFIANALLFGYLNHAVGMYQDNYASREDIDAAMRFGCGLPMGPLALMDLIGLDTAYEILDTMYKQGRNRMHAPRPIIRQMMTAGLKGRKSGRGFYTYDRPGSPVVVPDRLTPAADDATATPAISPGSLKIGVVGSGTMATGIVEVFAKSGFDVTYVARSEEKVATVQAGISKSLEKAVQRGKLAEADRDKALAGIRGTTRLDDLADRDLVVEAIIEDLTVKQALFSNLDEIVGPDAILATTTSSLPVIEMATHTDRPSKVIGLHFFNPAPVMKLVEVVNTVSTDDATIATSTALVHAIGKHPVNCADRAGFIVNALLFPYLNDAVKMLEGHYATSDDIDAAMKVGCGYPMGPFELLDVVGLDVSLAIERTLYLEFRESGMAPAPLLEHLVTAGYLGRKTRKGFRDYR, from the coding sequence GTGGCGCGTGAGTTCGCAGTAGTGGGCGTGGTCGGCATCGGCACGATGGGTGCCGGCATCGCCGAGGTAATGGCTCGGTCCGGGATTCGCGTCATCGCGTACGAGCGCGACGAAGTCGGGCTCAAGCGCGGCCGCGGACACATCGAGCACTCGACCGGACGCGCGCTAGCGCGCGGCAAGGTCAGCGAAGACGAGCGCGACAAGATCATCGGGCTCGTCAACCTGACGACCAACTTCGATGATCTCGCCGAGTGCGAGCTGGTGATCGAGGCCGTCCCCGAGCGTATGGACATCAAGCTCGACATCTTCCAGCGGCTCGACAAGATCTGTCCACGCGACACGATCCTCGCGACCAACACATCCTCGCTGTCGGTGACCGAGCTGGGGGTTGCCACCGGGCGTCCGAGCAAGGTAGTCGGCATGCACTTCTTCAACCCAGCGCCGGTCATGAAGCTGGTCGAGGTCATCTCGACCGTCGTCACCGACCGCAGCGTCGTGGAGGACGTCGAGGCGCTCGCGAAGCAGATCGACAAGACGGACGTGACCGTGTCAGACCGCGCAGGCTTCATAGCCAATGCGCTGCTGTTTGGTTATCTCAACCACGCAGTCGGTATGTACCAAGACAACTACGCCAGCCGCGAGGACATCGACGCGGCGATGCGCTTCGGCTGCGGGCTGCCCATGGGCCCACTCGCGCTGATGGATCTGATCGGCTTGGATACGGCGTACGAGATCCTCGACACGATGTACAAGCAGGGCCGCAACCGGATGCACGCGCCGCGGCCGATCATTCGCCAGATGATGACCGCCGGACTCAAGGGCCGCAAGTCCGGTCGCGGTTTCTACACCTATGACCGCCCAGGCTCGCCGGTTGTCGTCCCGGATCGGCTCACCCCGGCCGCGGACGACGCCACAGCTACGCCGGCGATCTCGCCCGGATCACTCAAGATCGGCGTCGTGGGGTCTGGCACCATGGCCACCGGCATCGTGGAGGTCTTCGCGAAGTCCGGCTTCGACGTCACCTACGTCGCGCGTAGCGAGGAGAAGGTTGCCACGGTACAGGCGGGCATCTCCAAGTCGTTGGAAAAGGCGGTCCAGCGCGGCAAACTTGCCGAGGCCGATCGCGACAAGGCCCTCGCAGGCATCCGGGGTACGACGCGGCTGGACGACCTCGCCGACCGCGATCTTGTCGTCGAAGCGATCATCGAAGATCTGACGGTCAAGCAGGCACTGTTCTCCAACCTGGACGAGATCGTCGGCCCGGACGCCATTCTCGCCACGACAACCTCGAGCTTGCCAGTCATCGAGATGGCCACACACACCGATCGTCCGTCGAAGGTGATCGGCCTGCACTTCTTCAACCCGGCCCCGGTCATGAAGCTCGTCGAGGTCGTCAACACTGTCAGCACCGACGACGCGACGATCGCCACGTCGACCGCGCTCGTGCACGCGATCGGCAAGCACCCGGTCAACTGCGCCGACCGCGCCGGCTTCATCGTCAACGCGCTGCTGTTCCCGTACCTCAATGATGCGGTGAAGATGCTCGAGGGCCACTACGCAACCTCCGACGACATCGATGCGGCCATGAAGGTTGGCTGCGGCTACCCGATGGGGCCATTCGAACTCCTTGACGTTGTCGGGCTTGACGTGTCGCTGGCGATCGAGCGCACACTCTATTTGGAGTTCCGCGAGTCGGGGATGGCTCCGGCACCACTTCTTGAGCACCTGGTGACGGCCGGATACCTCGGTCGTAAGACCCGCAAGGGCTTCCGCGACTACCGCTAA
- a CDS encoding fatty acyl-AMP ligase: MSDFLATMVESATSSAADGWFCSKSAAGDMTTRPWSEVHEEARRCAHALQSAGVRNGSAVALLIGAPREVAVVAQAVWLCGASVTMLHQPTPRTDLRRYAAETIGVLAMIGAEVVVVGEPFATLADSFGNAAPGGGIRALTVDRLCANTTGLNVDPDTVPESAYAVLQLTSGSTSKPKAVRISHRSLMENMRAMVDRSEFGPDDVMVSWLPVFHDMGMIGFLTVPMTFGFKLVKVTPADFLATPLLWMQLISDYEASVTAAPNFAYSLVARALDKAGPLDLHRLRIAMNGAEPIDPRAVKAFVDAGARHGVDPAAVLPAYGMAEASLAVSFSKPGIGARTDVVDAHALGERRQAVPATEQTERTATFVMLGEPLDGIEVSVRDDEGHSLGEREVGVLHIRGTAITDSYLTTGGPQSTKDADGWLDTGDEGYLVARQIVVCGRRKDLIILAGRNIYPTDVERIAEDADGVRAGNTVAVRWGDNQLREAFAIGVESREAGDLEAERRIVHDVTTMVVERLSARPAVVVVLPIGALPKTPSGKIQRLIAHSVIRAALEKRRGAGGDRGAS, translated from the coding sequence ATGAGTGATTTCCTCGCGACCATGGTTGAGTCGGCGACATCGTCGGCCGCGGACGGCTGGTTCTGTAGCAAGTCCGCCGCCGGCGATATGACGACTCGGCCGTGGTCCGAGGTGCACGAAGAAGCCCGTCGCTGCGCGCATGCGTTGCAATCGGCTGGCGTGCGCAATGGCTCGGCCGTCGCGCTGCTGATCGGCGCGCCGCGCGAGGTCGCGGTCGTCGCCCAGGCCGTGTGGTTGTGCGGGGCGAGCGTCACTATGCTGCACCAGCCGACGCCGCGCACCGACCTGCGTCGGTACGCCGCGGAGACAATCGGAGTGCTCGCGATGATCGGCGCCGAGGTTGTCGTGGTGGGCGAGCCGTTCGCGACGCTTGCGGACAGTTTCGGTAACGCCGCGCCCGGAGGCGGCATACGCGCGCTTACCGTCGATCGTCTGTGCGCCAATACAACGGGCCTCAATGTCGATCCCGACACGGTGCCGGAGTCCGCGTACGCCGTGCTGCAGTTGACATCTGGATCGACCTCGAAGCCCAAGGCTGTGCGCATCTCGCACCGCAGCTTGATGGAAAACATGCGCGCCATGGTCGACCGAAGTGAGTTCGGCCCGGACGATGTGATGGTCTCGTGGCTGCCGGTCTTTCACGACATGGGCATGATCGGCTTCTTGACCGTGCCGATGACCTTCGGTTTCAAGCTCGTCAAGGTAACGCCGGCGGACTTTCTCGCTACACCGTTGCTCTGGATGCAGCTCATCAGCGACTACGAGGCATCTGTAACGGCCGCGCCCAACTTCGCCTACTCGCTCGTCGCTCGGGCGCTGGACAAGGCCGGACCGCTCGACCTGCACCGCCTCCGGATCGCGATGAACGGTGCGGAGCCAATTGATCCGCGCGCCGTAAAGGCGTTCGTCGATGCCGGCGCCAGGCACGGCGTAGATCCCGCCGCCGTACTTCCGGCGTACGGCATGGCAGAGGCCTCGCTGGCGGTGTCCTTCTCGAAACCCGGGATCGGCGCTCGCACCGACGTTGTCGACGCGCACGCCCTAGGTGAGCGGAGGCAGGCTGTTCCCGCGACCGAGCAGACTGAGCGGACAGCGACCTTCGTGATGCTGGGCGAGCCGCTCGACGGCATCGAAGTAAGTGTGCGCGACGACGAAGGGCACTCCCTGGGCGAGCGTGAAGTCGGCGTGCTGCACATCAGGGGAACAGCCATCACCGACAGTTATCTGACGACCGGCGGGCCGCAGAGCACGAAAGACGCCGACGGTTGGCTCGACACCGGGGACGAGGGCTACCTCGTCGCGCGCCAGATCGTGGTGTGCGGCCGACGCAAAGACTTGATCATATTGGCCGGACGAAACATCTACCCGACCGACGTAGAGCGCATCGCCGAGGATGCCGACGGAGTGCGCGCGGGCAACACCGTTGCCGTTCGGTGGGGTGACAACCAGTTGCGCGAGGCGTTCGCGATTGGCGTGGAGTCGCGCGAGGCAGGCGATCTTGAGGCAGAACGACGGATCGTGCATGATGTGACGACCATGGTCGTCGAGCGTCTTAGCGCCCGGCCTGCGGTCGTCGTCGTACTGCCGATCGGGGCGCTTCCCAAGACCCCTTCGGGCAAGATCCAGCGGCTGATTGCGCATTCGGTCATTCGCGCTGCCCTTGAGAAACGCCGCGGCGCAGGTGGCGATCGTGGGGCGTCGTAA
- a CDS encoding endonuclease/exonuclease/phosphatase family protein produces the protein MADGETGILRVVSFNIRYGTARDGLHSWPLRRRGVRELMRTLGYDACGLQEVMNQQREYLAAGLHDDDWYGVGRTDGFHEGEQAPLVVRRAAIDVDDWSTKWLAEDPDSVGSRGWDAKIPRVATVVRGRHLASGGDVGIINTHFDHRGARAQHESARLIADIVRLDASRRWLVMGDFNVGIGAPALTALREAGLRSALPSSAGGTFHGWSGATDRQRIDHIFIGPGWTVVRSGIRLDRPWGILPSDHWPVFADLRPS, from the coding sequence GTGGCAGATGGAGAGACGGGCATCCTTCGCGTTGTAAGTTTCAACATTCGCTATGGAACCGCGCGCGACGGGCTACACAGTTGGCCTCTTCGGCGGCGGGGTGTGCGCGAGTTGATGCGCACCCTCGGCTACGACGCGTGCGGTTTGCAAGAGGTCATGAACCAGCAGAGGGAATATCTTGCCGCCGGCCTACATGATGACGACTGGTATGGAGTTGGCCGAACGGACGGGTTTCACGAAGGTGAGCAAGCGCCACTGGTAGTGCGGCGAGCCGCCATCGACGTCGATGACTGGTCGACGAAGTGGCTTGCTGAGGACCCTGACTCCGTTGGTTCGAGAGGCTGGGACGCGAAGATCCCAAGGGTGGCGACGGTAGTGCGTGGGCGTCACCTTGCCAGTGGTGGGGACGTCGGCATCATCAACACGCATTTCGATCATCGAGGCGCCAGGGCGCAGCACGAGTCCGCGCGGCTCATCGCCGATATCGTCCGGCTGGACGCGTCGCGTCGCTGGTTGGTGATGGGCGACTTCAACGTCGGTATCGGTGCACCGGCGCTTACCGCGCTTCGCGAAGCCGGCCTGCGCAGCGCCCTGCCGTCGTCCGCCGGCGGCACATTTCACGGGTGGTCGGGAGCAACCGACCGGCAGCGCATCGATCACATCTTCATCGGTCCCGGATGGACGGTCGTGCGCAGTGGAATTCGCCTCGACCGGCCGTGGGGAATTTTGCCTAGTGACCATTGGCCGGTCTTTGCCGACCTGCGGCCGTCGTGA
- a CDS encoding aldo/keto reductase, with protein sequence MRYQPLGDSGLQVSVVGLGCNNFGRDSDLEMTRGVVDAAIDAGITLFDTADIYGATRGASEQLLGQVLGKRRDDIVLATKFGMNMEGANGPDWGARGSRRYIRKAIEASLRRLDTDWIDLYQYHQPDGVTPVEETLGALDELIAEGKVRYIGSSNFASWQVVEADFLARDAGANRFISAQNHYSLIQPEAEAELAPACEAYGVGILPFYPLANGLLTGKHRRGEPPVADSRIAKRRTDLHEGADWDLIERLESFAQDSGHTLVELAIAGLAEQPAVSSVIAGARTADQVKANAAAGEWDLTAAEVAELESLRTPPV encoded by the coding sequence ATGCGCTACCAGCCACTCGGTGACTCAGGCTTGCAGGTGTCCGTGGTCGGGCTGGGCTGCAACAACTTCGGCCGCGACTCGGATCTGGAGATGACCCGCGGCGTGGTCGATGCGGCCATCGACGCGGGGATCACGCTGTTCGACACGGCCGACATCTACGGCGCGACGCGCGGCGCCAGTGAGCAGCTGCTCGGCCAAGTGCTCGGCAAACGCCGCGACGACATCGTGCTGGCCACGAAGTTCGGCATGAATATGGAGGGTGCCAACGGACCGGACTGGGGTGCCCGCGGATCGCGGCGCTATATCCGCAAAGCGATCGAAGCCTCGCTGCGCAGGCTCGACACCGACTGGATAGACCTCTACCAGTACCACCAGCCAGATGGTGTCACTCCGGTCGAGGAAACCCTTGGGGCGCTTGATGAGTTAATCGCCGAAGGCAAGGTGCGCTACATCGGCAGCTCCAATTTCGCTAGCTGGCAGGTGGTCGAGGCAGATTTCCTGGCTCGAGATGCCGGCGCCAATCGCTTCATCAGTGCGCAAAACCACTACAGCCTGATCCAACCCGAAGCCGAGGCCGAGCTTGCGCCCGCTTGTGAGGCGTACGGCGTCGGAATTCTGCCGTTCTACCCGCTCGCCAACGGTTTGTTGACCGGTAAACATCGCCGGGGTGAACCTCCCGTGGCAGACAGTCGGATTGCGAAGCGGCGTACCGATCTGCATGAAGGTGCCGACTGGGACTTGATCGAACGGCTTGAGTCCTTTGCCCAAGACAGCGGGCATACGCTCGTCGAACTCGCGATAGCCGGTCTTGCCGAACAACCGGCCGTGTCCAGCGTGATCGCTGGGGCGCGCACGGCAGACCAAGTCAAGGCCAACGCCGCGGCCGGCGAATGGGACCTAACGGCGGCGGAAGTTGCCGAGCTTGAATCGCTCAGAACACCTCCCGTATAA